A stretch of DNA from Magnetococcales bacterium:
CATGTCTGAATAAAGATTGTCCTTTATTTCAGCTGTGACCCGGGGGGAGCCCACCTGAAAAATCTCCTGAAAGGCCCCACCCTGCTCCTGAATAATTCTCTCAAACGCCCCATGTACCCGCTCTTCGAACCCCTCCTGCTGCTGGGGGTCCACCACGCTCACGGTGATGGCCGTAACCTGACCATTGGGGGATATCAGGTTGTGGACCAGCAGCTGATCCTGAACCGCCTTGTTTTGGATTTGGGCGATTTTTTCCGGAATTTCCGGTACCTCTCCAAGCAGTGGCCCAAAGGTGACAGCCCCTTGGGAATAGCCCACCGTCCGAGCTGAAAAAAGGCTTTCCACCTCGCTCACATAGGGCAGGGATTGCAAAGAGTCGTGAATATTTTTCAGGTCGGCCAGGCGCGCCGGGGTCCAGAGGTCGGGATCCCGGAGATAAAAAATGGTTTTGTTGTCGGAGCCAAACCGGTTGACAATGCGATCATAGACGGGCTTGTCGGGATTGGAATCACTGATCAGACTGTTAAAGCTGGTATCCACCTTGAGATCCGGCAGACCCACGGCGGAGAGAACAGAAAACAGAACGAGCAAAAAGAGGGTGACGACCCGATGGTTGGCCCCAAAGAGCATGAAACGCAAAAACATGGCCCAGCTCCGACCTCTTTGACGGTGTGGTGTGGTCCCTGCCGGTCATCCCATCCAAAAGCCCCCTCCGGGCAGGGATACCAACACTTGAAAAAATGCTCAGCAGCCCAACGGCAAGACCATCAGGGCATATGCTTGCGGGAAGCTATCCATCGTTGGCTGAACATTTCCCCCGGGGTGGCGGTCTCGGCAAAATCCCGTTTGAGGGTCTCCAGGGTGGTTTTGTGACCGGTTTGCCGATTTTCCATGACGATGGTATCAGCCCGCCATAAATTTCCGTCCAGTTGCACCGGATCGTTGTTGAATTGTTGTTTTATCAAAACCCCCTCTTTTCGATCGTAATATTCAATCGAAGTCACAAAGAGAGACTCTTTGGCGATCAACAAGCGGCGAAATCGGTAGGGGGAGAGTTGTTGCAACCTCTCCTCCTGTAAAAAAGCATCCACCACATAACAACGCCCCCCGGCACAGGGGCGATCCCCTCTACGAACGTAGTGGTATTTATCCGGGTTTTCAGCCAACAGATCCTCTGGGGTAAAGTCGATACCCATGAAGCGCCCCTCCCCGCCGCCCCCAGGCATCATGCGCACCATCTGGCCCCCCAGGCTGGGGAGATAGACCCACTGCTCCCCGCCTTTTTTTCGGAGCCGGATCAGAAGAGCCACCCCCTGAACGGCAGCAGGTTCATCCAGAATCAGAAGATATTTTTGCAGATCCGGATCATCCAAGCGCTGGAAGCGCCGCCATTTGCGTTCCAGGGTTCGTCCCCTTGGATCCAATCGGCTGACACGCTGCTCCACAAATTCAAAGGGGCGCTGGTGACGGGCAATCGTGTGCGCCATAATCTGGGGAGCGGTGATTCCCTCGTCATCTTCCTCCGAAAGCAGCCCGGATGCTTGGCCCTCTTCCACGCCCACCTCTTGTGCCAATACTGTCTCTTGGGCTGGTGCCGCTCCTTGTGCCGATTCCGTCCCCTGCACCAGCGTTGCCCCAGCCAGGGTAGAGGCCGCAATCCCGGTGGTTTTATCCAGCGTCAGACCGGTGATGGGGGTCGTGGTAATCCGGGCACCACTCGCCAAAGCCAGCCCAGGGACGGGAGCTGCGATAATCCGGCTGGCTTGGTTGAGCTTGTGATCGCCCCCCCCCTTCTCTGGGGTGGACTCGTCGGCCACAGCCACACCGATGGAGCAGATGAGCCAGCCAAGAACACACCACAGCTTACCTCTCCCTTTCATCGATACCATTCCCTCCCCAAAATGGTCTCTACGCTTGAAAAGCCCGACGATCCGTCATCCATTCAGGATAGCAACGAAAAGCCGGACTTGTCAGGGCTCGGTCAGTTCACCTCTTCATCGTCCGGATAGCCGTGTTTATTTTCCATCAGGATGGAACTACCCAGATCGAGGATAAAGTTGACCGGTTTTTCTGCGGTTTCCCCCACTCCATTGCTGCCATCAGCTGCGACCTCCCCTTGGGATTGAGCCTCTACGCCTTGGGCGACAGCCTCTTCCTCAAGATTGGGCATGGCTCTGTTTTCGGTATTTGAAGGCAGAGCCGGTGCAGAATCAAGCTCTTCATCCGGGTAATCTTCAGCCAAGATTTCATCCAAAATTTGAATGGGTTCAGCAGGCAAAAAACTGGCTGCGGCGGGCATTTTCAAGGTGGCTATCTCCACACCCAGGTCCC
This window harbors:
- a CDS encoding outer membrane lipoprotein-sorting protein, coding for MKGRGKLWCVLGWLICSIGVAVADESTPEKGGGDHKLNQASRIIAAPVPGLALASGARITTTPITGLTLDKTTGIAASTLAGATLVQGTESAQGAAPAQETVLAQEVGVEEGQASGLLSEEDDEGITAPQIMAHTIARHQRPFEFVEQRVSRLDPRGRTLERKWRRFQRLDDPDLQKYLLILDEPAAVQGVALLIRLRKKGGEQWVYLPSLGGQMVRMMPGGGGEGRFMGIDFTPEDLLAENPDKYHYVRRGDRPCAGGRCYVVDAFLQEERLQQLSPYRFRRLLIAKESLFVTSIEYYDRKEGVLIKQQFNNDPVQLDGNLWRADTIVMENRQTGHKTTLETLKRDFAETATPGEMFSQRWIASRKHMP